In the Augochlora pura isolate Apur16 chromosome 7, APUR_v2.2.1, whole genome shotgun sequence genome, GTGAAGAAACGATTGAATGACAGGCGAAAAGCTGCCTGCTTGTGGAAGCTGTGGCGCACACTGGCGTAGCCACGCTATGTGATCACATTGCAAACAGAAACGCGGTTCTATACGGCTATCAGTATATTTTCACGGCTCCCGAATTGTTATCGCTCGACGTGTCTCTGCCCAAAGCTCAGGGCAAATAGCTGGCGCCAGAAAGAAAGCTGCAGCTTGTAGTTCACAGGAAAATTTCGATTTGGTTTAGGAACTTGGCCCACGGTTTTCAAACATTCGCAGAAATGTCGcggaattgtttaaatttgcGAAACTGGTTACAAGAATTGTGAACTGTACGTTCTGGGGCTCGAATGACAATGTTTGGTAACCGATCTAGGTAAAAAGGTACGGCGATATGAAGTTCGgattatgtaacaatatcaaATGTAAATTGTGAGCCATTGTCAGCTATTGCTAGCCATTGCGCGCAATTGCGAGCATCTAAGGAGTTAAGTAAGCTTGAATCACTGAATGAAGACTGTTAAGGTAACAGTGAGCTACAGCAGAGAAAAGGAGATCGATCTCTGTTGATTTTTAAACAGCggattttgttatttattgcaaaactatctaaagaaaatgatagCAAGGttgacattatttatattgtttccaGTTTATTGCGTATGTTCGACTTCAAATTGAGAAAGTTTATTAAAGAAGCTCAACTTCAATGCTTCACCGAAACCgccattttgtaatattaaatgttataagaTAGTCTCTAATTATGACAATATGtttggaataaattcttacaGTTCTACCGGAAAAAATttgcacaattttaattaacaaataaaattaatgtcgagaaaaaaagatttcaagaatttaataaataaataatgttcgaATGGTATTATAACAGATAagcaatttctgttttaattgtaTAGATTCAAAGATATTGCACAAACatcataattttcttcttttattattacccgcagaaaaatacattctatacaataaatactatataatatactttttaaatatatcatattatttatcaatatatgAAACGGACTAAAATTCGagagtttattttaattcacactaaatatgcaatattatcTCTAATACtacacaaattattttcaattttagcaCTCACATTAGTAGcatttactaaaattgttgataaagAAGACAAGCGACAGATTTAGACATACATGTACGCTTCGCATGATCAAGCTGTATTTTACACGAAATAGAACAATGCTCTATATTTACCTTCAGACAGTTTGACACGCATCTTGTAATTTGAGTTTAGTCAGATAAGGGAGTAAATGAGAGCAATGTCATGAATAAACGGTTCATTGATTCATTGCCAACATTTTCTACACCCAATTTCTAATCTTCTAAtattggtattttattttcatttatgagTAACAATAGAAACGTTGAAAtttggtttttttttatctatttgttaatttttggtTGCATACACCATAAAAAGTTGCCTGATCGGACTTtttttctaatgaaatttattttcattgaatattatgaataattatattaacaagacaagaaacattttcattgtataaGTTTCACTTTCATTTAGATAAAGGTGTAATCATTTCTgtcttaaataattgaattcaaaATGTCTTCAAAATTAATGCTCTGATTCTTAATGTTTACCGAAATGTTTctaaaagtttattatatattcagttaaatatttctgaaatttctaaattatatttaatgtgtAATTAAGTGTTTACgaatttctacattttattttctacttaattaaatatttccattaacaAAAGCTTTGCTACACATTCCGAGAAAATGTTTGGCATGTGATAAAACATGtcaaaaagaacaaaaatacaatttcgtaTGTGATCTTAAGAGTCAAATACCTAAGTATCTTATTAGGTTTGTTTCTGTGACATTCTTCCATTCCTAATTCATCAGCAAATAAAATCGGACGATAGTGGcgcaataaaatcattttcattaatcaCCAGCAAACGTAGACTAAGTAAAATCTTATTTACCAGATACAAACTAACGTGTTAGGGTCTACAGCTAATGATAGACAGTAGTTTTATATCttcgtaacaataattttacaacaatCACAAAGTAAAGCGTATATGTTCTAATTCTTAATTACAGTTTCTGAAACTAGAAGCAAGTTTTTAGATTTTGTCTAAGACTCATAATTTCCagcataaattacaaaatgttaCACAAACTAGCTGCATTAAAGACgtcttcaaaaattgtttaaatgtattcaGATATTCacactattataaaaatatatacatacttgCATTCAGGTGAATCTACAGAATCATTCTACCTAAGAATCATCCGCATAGATCGATGACAAATGGAAGATACTAAAAAACAAGTAACTCAGGCAAGTAGTTCTTCTGCAACTTTTAATacgttaatataataataataataataataataataataataatggcgatgatagtaataataacaacaatgatGATGGCGATGACAATAAtggtaacaataatattaaaagacaacaataattaataattaataaacgtaaatgtattaataaactaatacaccatattcaatttatttttcataaaatctctATGTAAAAATTCAGTTATAACACAATAGTAATAAGATCGCTTGGTGTGCCGATTTGGCACATTGCTGTCATATTTCCTGCCATTTACGTCAATCTTTTGTTCACCAGGTCAATCTGTTCATCAACTCTCTCTGACGTTCCTCGGAACTTGGTCGGTTTCAGTCCAACCATTTTAATGATCATGGGCACATAATGGCAGCTGACCTGGGTCAAACGAGCCAACGACTTCATGCAAACGAACAGCTGCTCTTCCTCAGGTGTGCCATTGAAATATTGGCATAGCGCCATTGTCAGTTCAGCAGCCACGTCGTCGAACACCTATGGGAGTTGCAAGAAGAAAGTGAGACACTTCAGAAAATTACTATGCTTGCTCGACTACACGCCTGCATGATCCTGCTAGTTTTCTGAATGAAAAATCTTGTCAAGTACTAAAAGATGTTACTATAGCAACATTGATGGTGAGCCTCTTAATAGAGGCTACATTGTTTCTGCATTTTTACATTCAATTGAACATCAATAGACTATAAACCAATAATTGGATCAacggtttttttttaagtCTTAATGCTTGACGTCAAATTTCAATCTGGATCAACTTCAATGAAGCATTAAATCTTGTTCTTCTAACCTctggataaataaaaaaaataaaaactccCTTCCCTATATGATTATACAGCATATAGCGACAAGTTGATTACAGTCCATGAACTACTTACCGTAACCCGGAATGGAATTACGCGTGTTCGTATAAATACCTTAGAAATGCTGCCTTTCGGTAAAAGCTGCCgcagatttttcattttgtgcattttctgaaaaaatagtATCCGATCTCTCGAAAGGTATCCATTCCTTTTCACTGCAATGCAGTATCGTACACATATAAATTCATAGAGACATCAAATGAGCAACGAtactatttacaataataatttattttcaataaggTCGTTATTTCATAATTGTCAAACTGCATGTAAAATAATCTTCTATGGATGTAgcattcttctattattttaattctaaatgtttaacttgtctatcaaattattatcgttgttGTAATAGATTGTTTTAGGCATGATTTCGTTGCTCCTTTGTGACTCGGTTACGGAATTCCACAGGAAGTTAGGAGCCTCTTTGAAATTTACAGGTGCAgctgatttattaataaaggcAGCACTTCTGTTGGCCAGAATAATAAAAGCATCTGTTGATATTTTGCCTAATTAGTAATCCCTTAAGAAGATGCAAAAAGCATTTGTTAACACGCAAAGATAATTcaaaaaaagaataagaatattgacatctatcaattttaaaaagaagctACAAATAAATCTAAGTAATATAGACgcattgtaatatttataccaGAAAGATATTAATCGACCCACCCGACTGATAGGAATGTAAAAGGCACTTAATGTCTACTTTTAATTAcgtaatttcttaaaaatgtttggtttaaattaaatacgtaAAGTACGTGAAGTAGATCCTGCAGGCGTGAGCTCAAACATAAGCAATAGATGAAGTACATTCGTTGGATAGGAAGGATACAGACCACAGTTTTTACCTCCTTGCAGGCCAGATTGTGAATGATAGCAGATCCGCGTGCTTGTAAGTCTATTGAGCTTGACAGCAACGCGTGTATCGCCACTTTCGTTGTCACTCTGATGTTGCTGATGCTTTGGTTCTTGTGTTGCCATAAGGATATGTACAGCAACCACTCGGAGCTACTGAGATTCTCGAACAGGTTTGTTAactgaaatatataacaatattcttgTACTTGAtgacgttaaataaatataacttctTATCGCTAACCATCACTTACAAATTGTGTGAGAGCTAGTTGTTCTTCCGCAGGATGCAGATCAAAGTCGTAAGCATAATTCATAATGATATGTTCCCGCCTGTCCTGGTGTAGCAAAAGAATCACGTCGTCTTTCAATGCAGCAACCGATAgtatgttaaacaattttactcTTGCGTTGCTTGGTATCGTCTCATCCTCCAGAATTCGACCTGGATATAATATAGACGTCGTTCAGTATCACTTGCAATAATATGTAGAAGcaacttaatattataacagcATTTATGGACTCACCTACAAAGTTTAGGAAGTTGTCTCCCAGAGCCCAGGAGCCCTCATCCTCTAAGACATATTGTCTTAGTTTGTCCATGCACTCCTTCTCATCGTCGTTCAATTTCTCAGTTACTAAACTGTTTAGGGTGTCATACTCTGCTTTTACGTCCACCAAGTCTTTGAACACTATAGGAGGTTCTGCTGGCAGGGATTCCGGAGTTTCTTCGAAGCTTAACAATTGTGCTTCGCTGATTTGTGGTGCAGCTGATAACAAATAACTATGTTTTAGTAACCATAAAGTATTACACAgttctctcttttttaatttgatccTATCTACCTTCGCTTTCCGCCATTTCTGAACAATTGCTGGGCCCAGTACTGTTTGTATCACTGATATTGTTCGTTTCCGGGATCTGTGTCTCTCCGCTACTCTtgtgtttcttttctttcttcttctttttcttcttcttcctatCCTCTTTAGCTAACTTCTCGTTCAGCTCGTTCCGCCTTTCTTCCAACGCAATTGAATTCAATCTGCCATGAAATATCAATAGAATTAACAATAGAGATGAATGAGATTGAAAGTTGAAGATGATTACCGTGCTTCCTCAATGGCCTCATTTAAAAGCTCATACTCCGGTGAGACTTCCCTCTGATTTCGTgtcgataaaaatgttgtacCAACTGTGAACAGTGCTGATGCACTCGGACTGCTGCTCAGAGTCTCTATCAATGTTTTCAATCCTGGTCCAATAGGCctgcatataaaattcaaataatttcaattgaagTTTTCTTTCCGCAGTTCTTGTTAACACagttagtattattattaaaaattctgaagtgtttaataatgtaacCTGGCATAGTGTTTAAGGTATTGTAACAGAGATTTTActttaatgattaataatgaattactctttaataaaatcttacaATTGCAGGATTTCTTCTGGTAGATCAAGGATGTACTTTGGAATACCTTTGCCGGCCAAAAAGTTGCTTACTTCCTCTGTGAAGCAATTACAGTTGTGCTTGAATAAGTTGTAGGTTCCTGGGCTGCAAcgcaaatttgatttcaattaatattcacttatgtatttataacagtGTTCATACAAGAGCTCTGAGAAAActgattttttaacatttacaaaaGAGACAAAATATAAGGCGATCTAACTACGACTACCGTGAAATCTTCAAAAGTAAGCTCTGAGGATTCGGGGTTATTTTGAGTCCAAAAGTCTCCCTGCCTCTTAGATCTGTTTTTATGAAGTTATTATTAGACTACGGATGTTATGCATTCTATAACACAAACATCGAGAGCACAGCTATCAGGCTTCATGCAAACACCCTtggtaaatttaaaattttctcgcgatttcattttacaaaatgtaataatttaaacatgaATGGAGGATCTAGAAAATGTTCACGCTTGCATGTTCCAAATTGCGGTCCATTTATTATCCGCGATAGTTGTGACGCACGGTTTATGAatcatgtaataaaaatgaaatgttgaaCATATATTGAGATACATAAATAAAGACGCAACATCGAGATATATATGTGGAGCACTTAAAGTGTGGAAAAACTCAGTATATTTGAGAAtaactatttactatttaaactTGCataagatttaataatacaga is a window encoding:
- the LOC144473887 gene encoding uncharacterized protein LOC144473887 isoform X1, with translation MENEDDSSVMVELYIYDLSKGIAAKMSRTVIGRHVEGIWHTGIVAYGREYYFGPYGIQTARPGGTVLGEPDKVESLGVTYLSYSIFLEYINGLGTFKFAPGTYNLFKHNCNCFTEEVSNFLAGKGIPKYILDLPEEILQLPIGPGLKTLIETLSSSPSASALFTVGTTFLSTRNQREVSPEYELLNEAIEEARLNSIALEERRNELNEKLAKEDRKKKKKKKKEKKHKSSGETQIPETNNISDTNSTGPSNCSEMAESEAAPQISEAQLLSFEETPESLPAEPPIVFKDLVDVKAEYDTLNSLVTEKLNDDEKECMDKLRQYVLEDEGSWALGDNFLNFVGRILEDETIPSNARVKLFNILSVAALKDDVILLLHQDRREHIIMNYAYDFDLHPAEEQLALTQFLTNLFENLSSSEWLLYISLWQHKNQSISNIRVTTKVAIHALLSSSIDLQARGSAIIHNLACKEKMHKMKNLRQLLPKGSISKVFDDVAAELTMALCQYFNGTPEEEQLFVCMKSLARLTQVSCHYVPMIIKMVGLKPTKFRGTSERVDEQIDLVNKRLT
- the LOC144473887 gene encoding uncharacterized protein LOC144473887 isoform X2; translated protein: MENEDDSSVMVELYIYDLSKGIAAKMSRTVIGRHVEGIWHTGIVAYGREYYFGPYGIQTARPGGTVLGEPDKVESLGVTYLSYSIFLEYINGLGTFKFAPGTYNLFKHNCNCFTEEVSNFLAGKGIPKYILDLPEEILQLPIGPGLKTLIETLSSSPSASALFTVGTTFLSTRNQREVSPEYELLNEAIEEARLNSIALEERRNELNEKLAKEDRKKKKKKKKEKKHKSSGETQIPETNNISDTNSTGPSNCSEMAESEAAPQISEAQLLSFEETPESLPAEPPIVFKDLVDVKAEYDTLNSLVTEKLNDDEKECMDKLRQYVLEDEGSWALGDNFLNFVGRILEDETIPSNARVKLFNILSVAALKDDVILLLHQDRREHIIMNYAYDFDLHPAEEQLALTQFLTNLFENLSSSEWLLYISLWQHKNQSISNIRVTTKVAIHALLSSSIDLQARGSAIIHNLACKEVKTVVFDDVAAELTMALCQYFNGTPEEEQLFVCMKSLARLTQVSCHYVPMIIKMVGLKPTKFRGTSERVDEQIDLVNKRLT